The genomic DNA GTTAAACATTTATTAGCAGATAAAAACGATACGTTTGAAGGCAAAAAAGTCGCTGTTTCTGGTAGCGGGAATGTCGCAATTTATGCCATGGAAAAAGCAACTGAGCTAGGCGCCACAGTAATCACATGTTCCGATTCGTCTGGTTTTGTCTATGATCCAGAAGGAATTGATGTGGCGTTAGTAAAAGAACTAAAAGAAAAAAATCGTGAACGCATTTCAAAATATGTTGAAACACGTAAAGGCGCAACTTATTATGACAAAGAATCTGTTTGGGATTTCGAAACAGCGTATGACATTGCGTTACCATGTGCAACACAAAATGAAATCAACGAAAAGCAAGCTGCTATTTTAGTGAAAAACGGAGTGAAAGTCGTGGCAGAAGGCGCAAATATGCCTTGTACACTAGAAGCAGTCGCCGTTTTTGCTAAATCAGCTGTAATTTATTGTCCAGGCAAAGCCGCTAATGCAGGTGGTGTTGCGGTTTCTGCATTAGAGATGAGCCAAAATGCTGAACGTTTAGCTTGGTCCTTTGAAAAAGTTGACGGTATGCTAGATCAAATTATGCAAAACATTTATGAGACTTGTCGTGATACAGCTAACGAATATCAGGCACGAGATAACTTTGTTTTAGGTGCGAATATTGCTGGCTTCGAAAAAGTAGCGGCAGCGATGCTAAGTCAAGGACTCGTTTAATAACAAAAAATGCTAGGATTTCCTAGCATTTTTTCTTGGTTTGTTTGATTAAGAGAATAAATATCTCTAATTAAATAGTTAAAATTAAACAATTGGTCTATCCAAAAGAATTTGCTTGAAAAAATGTCTAAAAACACGTAAAGTATACATGTAGTAAGTTTACTTTCGAGGAGGAAAAGGAATGTCACACATTCAATTAGATTATTCCAAATTAGCACCATTTGTTGCTGACCATGAATTGGAATACATGCAAATACAAGTCACTGCAGTGGACAAAGCATTACGTGAAGGTACAGGAGCTGGTAATGATTTTACTGGCTGGATTGATTTACCAGAAAACTATGACAAAGAAGAATTCGCGCGCATTAAAAAAGCAGCAGCAAAAATTCAATCTGACTCTGAGGTATTAGTAGTCATTGGTATCGGTGGTTCATATTTAGGTGCCCGTGCAGCAATTGAATTTTTGACACATTCATTTAATAATCTATTATCCAAAGAAGAACGGAAAGCGCCACAAATCTTCTTTGCTGGAAATAGCATCAGCTCAACTTATTTAGCTGATTTAATCAATGTGATTGGTGATCGTGATTTTTCTGTCAACGTTATTTCAAAATCTGGAACGACGACAGAACCAGCGATTGCTTTCCGCGTCTTTAAAGAGTTATTAATTAATAAATATGG from Enterococcus faecalis includes the following:
- the gdhA gene encoding NADP-specific glutamate dehydrogenase, which produces MDAKQYVKNIQEKIHQLDQGQTEYLQAVDEFLPTVEGFLEKNPQYIEANVLGVLIEPERIFQFRVPWQDDQGNWHVNRGYRVQYNSAIGPYKGGLRFHPSVNLSVMKFLAFEQIFKNSLTGLPIGGGKGGSDFDPKGKSDAEVMRFCQSFMTELQKHIGPSTDVPAGDIGVGAREIGYLFGMYKRLRNYDAGVLTGKPLGYWGSQARTEATGYGTVYFVKHLLADKNDTFEGKKVAVSGSGNVAIYAMEKATELGATVITCSDSSGFVYDPEGIDVALVKELKEKNRERISKYVETRKGATYYDKESVWDFETAYDIALPCATQNEINEKQAAILVKNGVKVVAEGANMPCTLEAVAVFAKSAVIYCPGKAANAGGVAVSALEMSQNAERLAWSFEKVDGMLDQIMQNIYETCRDTANEYQARDNFVLGANIAGFEKVAAAMLSQGLV